From the genome of Candidatus Competibacteraceae bacterium:
TGGGGATATCGGGTGCCAGCAATGGGTTGCCCGCCACGGGTGGCTCCAGACTCAGTACGTCCACGCCGGCCCCACCCAACGCACCCTGGCGCAAGGCATCGGCCAGTAGCGCCTCGTCCACCAAGCCGCCACGCGCGGTATTGATCAGGATCGCGTCGCGGCGCATCAGCGCCAGTTCCCAGGCACCGATCAGGCCCCGGGTTTCCGGCGTCAGCGGACAATGCAGGCTGAGCACGTCCACCTGCGGCAGCAGCAGCGGCAGCGGCACTCGCCCCTCCTGCTCCTCCTCCACCACGCCGGGGCGTTGGGCAATCAGCACCCGCATGCCGAACGCCTCGGCCACCCGGGCCACGCCCCGGCCCAGCTCGCCATGGCCGACGATGCCCAACGTCTTGCCAGCCAGCTCGCGGATTGGAAAATCCAGCAGACAAAACTGGTTGGCTTGCCGCCAGCGACCGTCGCGCACCGCCCGCCGGTAGTCGGACAGCCGGGTGACCAACGTCAGCAGCAGCGCGAATACATGCTGCACCACCGCCGCGGTGCCATAACCACGACAGTTGCAGACCGTTACGCCCCGTGACGTCGCCGCCGCCAGATCGACGTTGTTCAGGCCGGTGGCGGCGATGCAGATCAGCCGCAGTCGGGGAGCATGGCGCAGCGCGGCCGCGTCCAGCATCACCTTGTTGCTGATGATCACTTCAGCTTCGGCGATGCGCGTGGCGACCTGATCGGGCACGGTGGCGGGGTAATAGCGCAGATCCGGCAGGATGCGGTCGATGCCGTTAAAATCGAGATCGCCGCAATCGAGCGAATCCCGGTCGAGAAAGACACCCAGCATGGCGATGAACCCCTTGAGGACGATTCGTTTCATTATAAGACACCGAGGCATGACCGCATCATGATGCAAGCGACCCTCACCTGCTTCTCCCACGATCAGCCCACCCGCACCGGTGTACTGCTGGCCAATCTCGGCACCCCCGACGCCCCCACTCCCGCCGCCCTGCGTCGTTATCTGGCCGAGTTCCTCTGGGACCCGCGGGTGGTGGAATTGCCCCGGCCGTTGTGGTGGCTGATCCTGCACGGCATTATCCTGCGCATCCGTCCGGCCCGGTCCGCCCGTAAGTACCAGACCATCTGGACCGAGGACGGCTCGCCACTGCTGGCGATCAGCCGCCGGCAGGCGATGGCGGTGGCGGCGGCGCTGCGCCAACAGTGCCTGGGTCCGGTACAGGTGGCGTTGGGAATGCGCTACGGCAATCCCTCCATCGCCTCGGCGCTGGCCGACCTGCGGGACGCCGGCGCGCGCCGGCTGCTGGTGCTGCCGCTGTACCCGCAATACTCCGCCACCACGGTCGCCTCGACCTTCGACGCGGTTGCCGCCGAACTGCGACGCTGGCGCTGGCTACCGGACCTGCGGCTGATCACCCACTATCACGACGATCCCGCTTATCTGGAGGCGCTGGCCACCAGCATCCGCGCCGCCCGCGCCGAACAGTCCGGCGAACGGCTGCTGTTCTCCTTCCACGGCCTGCCCAAACGCAACCTGCTGGCTGGCGATCCCTACCACTGCGAGTGTCACAAAACCGCCCGGCTGGTCGCCGAACGGCTGGGCTTGCAAAAGGATCAGTGGGCGGTGGCGTTTCAGTCGCGCTTTGGCCGCGCCGAATGGCTGCAACCCTACACCAGCGAGCTGCTGGCCGCTTGGGCGCGGGCCGGGGTCAAGGGGGTGGATGTGGTGTGCCCCGGTTTCGCCGCCGATTGTCTGGAGACGCTGGAAGAAATCGCTCTCGAAAACCGGGAAGTGTTTCTGGCGGCCGGCGGCGAGTACTACCGCTATATCCCGGCTCTGAACGACGCGCCGGCCCACATCGAAGCGCTGGCCCGACTGATCGTCCGGCACGCGGCCGGCTGGCCGGAATTCGACCCCGACCATGACCCGGTCGCCACCGCCGCCGAACGGGTCGCCAGGCAGGCCCGCGCCTTGGCCATGGGTGCGAGGGTTTAACCCGAGTCGCCAGCGGACCGCCACGGTCCGCCACGCCGGACGCGCCAAGTCGCGGGAAATTCATGGGTCCGGCCTGCCGGCGATTTCGCCCTCCATCGGACCTGACGCCTTCTATACTGACTCGGTAGATGCGGTGTCTAGGAGTCCTCCGCGCCACAACGACCCACGGCACGGTCGCGAAATCGATCCGGTGAGGGCAGCATGATTCATGGTGTGTTATTTGATCTGGAAGGCGTGCTATACGTCGGCGGACACCCTCTGCCCGGTGCCCGCGAAGCCCTGCTCAGCTTGCGCGCGGCCGGCATTCCGGCCCGTTTCGTCACCAACTCCACCCGCCTGACGCGCGGCGCGATCATTAACCGCTTGGCGCGGATCGGACTGGAGGTTTCGCTCCAACACCTGTTTACCCCGGTGGTCGCGGCGCGCAACTATCTGATCGCTCGGAAACTGACGCCGCATTTGCTGGTGCATGCCGACATCCAGGGCGAGTTCGCCGACCTGCTGGGCGGACCGCCCGGCGCGGTCCTGCTCGGCGACGCCGGCAATGCTTTCGGTTACGGGACGCTCAACGAATGCTTCCGGCTGCTGTTGGGCGGCCTGCCACTGCTGTCGATGGGTTCCAATCGCTATTTCCGCGAAAACGGTCAGTTGAGCCTGGATATCGGTCCGTTCATGACCGCGCTGGAGTACGCCGCCGAGATGGAAGCCGTGGTGCTGGGCAAACCCTCGCCCGAGTTCTTCCTGGCGGCGGTCAACAGCCTCAACCTGCCGCCCCAGGATGTGGTGATGGTCGGCGACGACGCCGAAATGGATGTATGCGGCGCGCTGGCGGCCGGTCTGCGCGGGGTACTGGTGCGCACCGGCAAGTACCGTCCGGGCGACGAGGCCAAGGTCGTGCCTCACGGCGGCCGGGTACTCGACGACCTTGATGCGGTAATCGATTACATTCTTTGAAGCGCCGCTATTGCGGGTAAAATCCGCCCTCGTTTTCAACCCCTTTTCTGCTGGCGGTTCCGGAAAATCATTGGCCGACTCGCCCCCTTTCGCACCGAATCGGAGTTTTCATGCGCGTCCTGTTTCCCGATATCAAACCCTATGCTACTCAACGCCTCGCGGTGGACTCACTGCATACTCTATATATTGAGGAATGCGGCAACCCCAATGGCCTGCCGGTCCTGTTCCTGCACGGCGGCCCCGGTGCCGGTTGCGAACCGATGCATCGGCGTTTCTTCGACCCGCAACGCTACCGTATCGTGCTGTTCGACCAGCGCGGCAGCGGTCAATCCAGCCCGCACGCCGAACTGCGCGACAACACCACCTGGCACCTGGTGGCGGACATCGAAAAACTGCGCGAACACCTCAACATCGACCGCTGGGTGGTCTTCGGTGGTTCCTGGGGCTCGACTCTGGCGTTGGCCTACGCCGAAACCCACCCGGATCGGGTACTGGGTCTGATCCTGCGCGGAGTGTTCCTGTGCCGCGACCAGGATATCCACTGGTTCTACCAGCACGGCGCCAACCGCCTGTTCCCCGATTTGTGGGAACATTTTCTGGCACCGATTCCGGCGGCGGAACAGCACGACCTGATCCACGCCTACCACCGGCGGCTGACTGGTGCCAACGAACTGGAGCGACTGCGCGCGGCCAGAGCCTGGTCGGTGTGGGAAGGCGCTACCCTGACCCTGGAAAGCAACTCGACCATGGTCGAGCACTTCAGCGAAGCTCACCGGGCGCTGAGCCTGGCGCGCATCGAGTGCCATTACTTCGTCAATCAGTGCTTCATGGAACCCGAGCAGTTGCTGCGCGATGCCGACCGGCTGCGGACCATGCCCGGCGTCATCGTCCACGGCCGCTACGACGTGGTTTGCCCGCTGGACAATGCCTGGGCGCTGTACCAATCCTGGCCGGAAGCAGATCTGCGGATCGTCTCGCCGGCCGGGCATGCCGCCAGCGAACCGGGCATCGTCGATGCGCTGATCACCGCCACCCAGGCGTTCGCCGATCGGCTGGGATGATTGGGCTGTTGCAACGGGTGACCGAGGCACGGGTCGCGGTCGGCGGCGACACGGTGGGCGCCATCGACGCCGGCTTGCTGGTGCTAATCGGGGTCGAGCGCGGTGATACCGAGATCCAGGCCGACCGGCTGCTGGAGCGCCTGCTTGGCTATCGGGTATTCGCCGACGCCGACGGCAAAATGAACCGAAGCCTGCGCGAGGTCGGCGGTGGACTGCTGCTGGTACCACAGTTCACCCTGGCGGCCGATACCCGCAAGGGACTGCGTCCCAGCTTCACCCCGGCCGCGCCGCCGGACGAAGGCGAACGATTGTTCGGCTATCTGGTCGAACGGGCGCAACGCCAACATACGCCAGTCGCCACCGGCCGCTTCGGCGCTCACATGCGGGTCGGCCTGAGCAACGACGGCCCGGTGACTTTCTGGCTGCGCGTGACCCCAACCACCGGTACCTGACCCATTTCTCCTTCGGATCCCCACCATCCGTATGATCCCGTATTTTCTGTCTTCCTCCGGCATTGCGTCGCGTGCCGGAAATTTCACCCTTATTCTGCTGCTATCGATCATGCTGGCGACGGTCGTCCGAGCGCAGCCGACCGCGCCGGTGACGCCACCGGTCGATCCCGCCAAGATCGCCGAGCAGCAGGCGGCGCGCCGGCAGTCTCTGGAGCACGACCGGCAGTCCATCGAACGCACCCGCCAGGACTTGCAGGCGCGGCTCGCCGATCTGCCGCGGCAGATGGAGACGCCGCGCCCGGAACAGATCGACGAGGCGATGCTGGAACAGACCCGGGTGGATGCGGAATCGGCGCGGCTGCGCCAGGAAAGCGCGCTGTCGGAACTGAACAACAGTCGGCGGCGTATTGAAGATCTCCAAAAGGGGATCGGCGAACTGGAAGCACGCGAGCAATTGCTGAAAAATCCCGCCAAGGAGGCCACCGAGGGGGCGGCTGACCGCGCCGAGCAACTGCGGCGGACCAGCCAGGCTCTGACCCAGCAGCGTGCGGATCTGGAGCTGGAAAATCTCAATCTGGCTAATCTGCGCGACCAGTTCGAAATTGCCAAGCTGCGTTTGAAACTGGCCGAACAGTGGCGGGAATGGATCGAACAGCGCTTCCAGCAGCGCCAGGAGCAAGGCCGGCAGAGCGCCCAAGCCGAACTGGTTGGCCGGCTGCAAGCGGACCTTGTCACTCAACAGGACCGAGCCAACGCGCTGCGCCAGCGACTGTCTCAGAATCAGGGCACGCTGCCGCTGGTGCTCTGGCAACGCCTGGTCACCGAGCTGCAAACGGTCGAGGAGCACATCAACCTGTTGAGCCTGGACCGCCATCTGGCGGAGACCGCCAATATGTTGGCCCGTCTGAAGGATCTGCCGAACAACGCCAGCGTCGACCCGGACGACCTGCGGGACGCGCTCGAACAGCTTGCCGCGATGCGCGACGACCTGCGCCGCACCGAAGATCTGCTACAACAAAAAAGCGCCGTCTACGAGCAACAGCGCCAGGTGATCGAACGGCGCGAAGCGACGACGGCGAACGACCGGCGGCTGCGCGGCGAGGAACTGCAACTGACCGGCCAGTTGCTGGACGATTTGAGTCAGCGCGCCGGCCAGGCGCAGGACCAGTCGCTCCAAGTCAACAGGATCGCGGCACAGCTCGACCACGATTACCGGGAACGTCTGCGGCGGGATCTGTTCACCCGCAAACCCTACCCAGATACGACCGAGGCCTGGCGGCAACTCCTGGAGGCCATGGCCGCCGCGCCCCAGGTGTTGTTCTACCAGATCCGGCTCAGCCTGGAATCGACCATTCGGGCCCTGCTGGATGCGACCGTGCTGCGCTGGGCCATTCTGGTGGCGTTGGAGGGTATGCTGCTCTGGGGACTGGTGGCGACCGTGCGCGGTCTGCGGCGGGCCTCGCGCCGCCTCGGCGAGCAGCGGGTACAGGGCGACAGCTTTCTGCGCCAGTTGGTCGCCAGCGCGCTGCTGCTGGCCCGAGCCAACCTGGGGGGTACCGGCTTCGCGGCCGCCCTGCTGTGGCTGCTGTGGCTGGTCGAGGTCCCCCAGCCGGGGTTTGGTATCCTGATGACGCTGGCCCTGGCGTGGCTGGCGATCAAGCTGCCGGTCAGCCTGGCCTGGCTGCTGCTGGTTTCGCCGCGCCTGCTGGCCGAACAGCGGCAACCGGCGCTGTACCGCCAACTGTTTTGGACTCTGATCGGCGGTGGTGCGCTGGTCGCCCTGGTGGTGTTGGCGCATCTGAGCGATTTATCCGCCATCGTGGTCAACGCCTTTGATCGCCTGTTCATGCTGTACTGGTTTTGGGCGTTTCTACCCGTGCTGCGTATTCGCCGGCTGGTCATGGACCTGCTCGGCGCCCGGCAGGAGGGACGGCTGTGGTTCGTGGTACTGCGTTTTGGCAGCCTGCTGCTGCCGCTGTCGCTGCTGGGCGCCGCCGTGCTGGGGCTGCTCGGCTACCTGCAACTGGCCTGGCTGGTCGCCGGCTACCTGCTGGTCTTCATCGCCGTGCTGGTCGGCTGGCTGTTGGCGCGCAGCCTGCTGAACGATCTGGTGGTGGCGTTGAAAAACTTTGCCGTGACCCATTCCGGCTACGGTTTGCTGTGGACTCAGGACATCATCACCCCCCTGCACCGGATTTTGAACCTACTGCTTTTCCTGGGCGCATGGGTCGTGTTGTTCCGCGCCTACGGCTGGACCGGCGAATCCGCGGTGGTCACCTCCATCTGGGCCTTCCTGGAGCGGCCGCTGTTTACCATGGGCGCGGCGGAAATCACCACCTGGCGCATTCTGATCACCATCACCATCCTGCTGGTGGTGATCTGGCTGGGGCAATGGAGTCGGGCGATCAGCTATCGCTGGGTGCTCTCCCACATCAGCGATTTGGGCGTGCGCCACAGCCTGTCGGTTTTCACCCAGTATGCCGTGGTGTTGGTCGGGCTGCTGTTCATCCTGCGGGTGGTCGGCATCGATCTCACCACCTTGGCGGTGTTCGCCGGGGCGGTGGGCGTCGGCATCGGGCTGGGCATGCAGAGTCTGGCCAACAATTTCGTCAGCGGCCTGCTGCTGCTGATCGAGCGGCCGCTGCGCACCGGGGATATCGTCCAGGTCGGCACTCACTTGGGCGAAGTGACCAGCATCGGCATGCGCTCGCTGACCGTGCAGACTTTCGACAACGAGTCGGTGATCATTCCCAACGCCGAGGTGATCGGCAACGCCTTCACCAACTGGACGCACGGCGACCGGGTGCTCCGCACCATCCTGTGGGTTGGCATCAGCTACGACGCCGACCCTCATCAGGCGCAGAAAATCATCGAACGGATCCTGCGGGAACATCCGGCGGTACTAGCGGAGCCGGAACCGCTGGCCCTGCTCTGGGATTTCGCCGATTCATCGGTAAAGTTCCGCGTCCAGTATTTCATCGATCTGGGCCGGGATCATCTGCTGAAAACTCACAACGAGATTCTGTTCACGGTCTGGGATCGGTTCAAGGAGGCTGGAATCCGCATTCCTTACCCGCAACAGGATCTCTACCTTAAGGAGTGGCCGGCATCCAGCCCGGCCGGTTTGATACCAGCCCCATTCAGTTCCGGCCCGTCATCCGGTGGCGCCGGCCCCATTACCCACCATACCGACATCACTCGATGAAAACGATTGAATTGCTTCTCGAACGCTTCATCTTGCTCAGCCGCTGGCTGCTGACGCCGCTGTATCTGGCGCTGATCGCCATCCTGATTCTATTCGCGGTCAAGGCCTACCAGGAGGTAATCCATCTGTTCGCCACCATTGCCACGCTTACCGAAAGCGATCTGGTATTGGCGGCGCTGGCATTGATCGATCTGGCCCTGGTGGCCAACCTGCTGGTGATGGTGGTGCTCAGCAGCTACGAGACTTTTGTATCCAATCTCGACGTGCGCGAAGGGCAGGAAAAACCGCCCTGGCTGGGCAAGATCGACGCGGCGACCATCAAGATCAAGCTGGCGGTCGCCATCGTCGCCATTTCGTCCATTCATCTGCTCAAGGCGTTCATGACCGTCCCACCCCAGAATGGCGATCAGCCTGTATGGAACCATCAATTATTCTGGCTGGTGGTTATCCACATGACCTTCGTGCTGTCGGCGCTACTGATGGCGGTGATCGACCGTATCGCCTTCGCTCCGCACCGTAGCCACTGAGCGGCTCAGAGACTGTGCCGACCGACCCAGTCGCGGGCGAACTGCCAAGCCACTCGGCCGCTACGCGAGCCGCGCTGCAACGCCCATTGCAACGCCTGCTGGCGGGCGGCCTCGTTCAAGCCCGTCGGCCATCTCAACTGCTCCAGCCAGTAGCCGACGATGGCCAGATAATCATCCTGGCTGAATGGGTGAAACGACAGCCACAGCCCGAACCGCTCCGATAGCGAGATTTTTTCCTCCACCGCTTCACCGTGGTGCAACTCGCCGTCGACGAGACGGGCGTCCTCGTTTTCCCGCCGGTATTCGGGCAGCAGATGGCGACGATTGGAGGTGGCGCAGAGCAATACGTTGTCGGGCGCGGTGCTGATCGAACCGTCCAGCATCGCCTTGAGCGCCTTGTAGCTGGGGTCGTCGGCTTCGAACGACAGATCGTCGCAATAAAGCAGGAACCGCTCCGGCCGCTCGAACAGGGGATCGACAATATCGGGCAGGTCGATGAGATCCTGCTTGTCTACTTCGATCAGGCGCAGGCCGCGCTCGGCGTATTCGTTGAGCAGGGCCTTGATCAATGACGATTTACCGGTGCCGCGCGCGCCCCACAGGAGCACGTTGTTGCAGGGCCGTCCGGCCAGAAATTGCCGCACGTTTAGATCCAGTGCCGTCTTTTGCCGGTCGATTCGCTGCAAATCGGCTAACCGCAGGCGATGAGGATGCCGTACCGGTCGCAGGGCGCCACGCTGGCCGAGTCGCCGCCAGCGGAATGCCCGGTCGTATTTCCAGTCCGGCGGCGCTGGCATCGCCGGCAAGCCTTGCTCCAACCGTTCGAGCGCGGACGCCAGCCGTTCAGCCAGCGCCCGCTCAAGCGATAGCGTCACCGACGGCATGGGCGCTAGTGTCCCATGACCACGGCACTCTGTGCAGGAGGCGCGCTGGCTAGCACGACCAGATCGGCGACGATGCGCGCGCTTTCGTCCAGGGCCGCGTCTGGAATCGCGCTGTCCTTGCCGGCCGGGATCTCGTCATCCGCCTTGAGCGGCGGCAAGCCCTTGGCGACGCGGTAGCGGTTTTCCCGGTCGCGCTGCCAATTCTCGATGCGCTCGTGCTCGGCCCGACGCTGTTTTTCCTGCAACGAAACGGTGGTTCTGTCCTGCTGCTCCTTAGTGAAATCGAGGTCGCGCAGAAACGCCTGATAATCCGAGTCGCTGGTGGCGCGCTCCTGATGCCGCCGCGCCAGTTCCGGCACCAGCACCGCCAGATTCCGGTCAGCCCGATAGCGGGTGGCGGCGATTTCATCCCAAGGCAGCGCGTTCTTCTGGGCGCTCTCGCCGATTTCCTCGCTGTCCACCACCGAGGGAATGGCGAGATCCGGCCGGACTCCACGATGCTGAGTGCTGCTGCCGTTGACGCGATAGAACTTGGCGATGGTCAGCTTCAACTGGCCCTGCGGATCCTTGGCCCGGGTCAAGCGGTTCAGATCGACCAGGGTTTGCACCGTGCCCTTGCCGAAGGTCGGATCGCCGATGACGACGCCGCGACCGTAGTCCTGAATGGCGCCGGCGAAGATTTCCGAAGCCGAGGCGCTGGCATGATCCACCAGTACCGCCAGCGGCCCGCCGTACAGCCGGTTGCCTTCGCTGTCCTGCTCGACTTCCACTCGACCACTGGCGTTTCTGACCTGCACCACTGGCCCATCGCCGATGAACAGACCGGTCAAATCCACCGCTTCCTGCAGGGAGCCACCGCCGTTTTCGCGGAGATCCAGCACCAGTCCGTCGATCTTGCCATCCAGGTCCTTGAGCAACCGCCGGACGTCGCGGGTGGTGCTGCGGTAATCCTCGACTCCGCGCCGGGCGGCTTCGAAGTCGCTGTAGAACGCCGGCACGGTGATGATGCCGATCCGCAGCTCGCGGCCATCGGGACCCCGTATCGTCTTGATTTCACTCTTGGCGGCCTGTTTCTCCAGTTTGATGGTGTCGCGGACCAAGCGCACGGTCTTCTCGGCCGCGGTCACGCCGGCCTTGCCGGGTAGTACCTTCAGACGCACCACCGTGCCGCGCTGGCCGCGGATGCGCTCGACCACATCGTCCAGCCGCCAGCCGACCACATCCACCCAGGGACCCTTGTCGCCCTGCGCCACGCCGACGATCTTGTCGGCCGCCTTGATTTGCTGGCTGAGATCGGCCGGGCCGCCGGCCACCAGTTCGACCACCGTCACCTGCTCATCCTCCATGCGCAGCACGCAGCCGATACCTTCCAGCGACAGGCGCATCTGGATGTTGAAATTCTCGGTGTTGCGTGGCGAGAAGTAGGCGGTGTGCGGGTCGAAGGCCTGCGCAACCGCGTTCATGTACAACTGGAATACGTCGTCGCTGCTGGATTGTTGCGCCTGGCGCAAGCGGTTGTCGTAGCGCTTGCTCAGCAGTTCGCGGGCGGCAGCCTGATCCTTGCCGGACAGGATCAGAGTCAGCATCTCGTGCTTCAGTTTTTTACGCCAGATTTCATCCAGATCGGCCGGGTTGGCGGCCCAGGGTGCGTCCTTGCGATCCACGTTCAGGGATTCGTCCACATCGAAACGAAACCCCCGCTCCAGCAGGGACTGGATGCGGGTGGTCCGCTCCGCCAACCGGCGCAGATAGACGTTGAAAATAGCGTAGGCCGGGCGCAGGTCGCCTTTCTTCAAGGCATCGTCCAGGGTATCGCGATACCGCTCGAAACCGGCAATGTCGCTGGCCAGGAAATAGGAACGGCTGAAGTCGAGATCATCAAGATACGTGGTCAGGATGAGCGCGGACAACCGGTTGTCCAGGCTGCTTTGCCGGTAATGGTGCTGGGACAGCAGTTCGGCGATGGTCCGGTCCAGCGAGGCATGACGGGCCGCCGGCATCAGGTCGCCGATGGCGATGGCCCCGCTGGGAGCGGCCGATTTGGCGAACGCCCCCGGAGAACCCAGCAACAGAACCAGCGGCAGCAGGATCAGAAACTTCAGAGCGCGAATGTTGTGCATGCTATCTCTCGACGAAAACGGCCCTCGAACGCCATGCTTCCTCATCAGGACGAGATGGGATGGACCAGAATGATGTCGGTGGCGACCGGTTGCTTGCCGTTCGGTTCGGCCAGGGTGAACTCGAACAGGTGGTTGCGGGACGGCAGCTTCATGACGTTGAAACCTTCCGGCAAGCTGGAGTCATGAAAAAACGCCGTCCGGTAAGGAGAGTCGGGGTCGCGGGAATCGGTTTTCCATAGATACTGCGACAGCTTGACCAGAAACCGCATGAAGCCAAAACTTTTGTTGTCGTCGTGATGATAACAGTAGCCGCGAACCCGCGAACCCATCGCGCCCCACATGGGAGCGGCGTAATCATCGCCGCGAGTCGGCAACAAACCCGGCACCAGATAGCCGGACACGTACATGTCCGCTTCCCGGCGCAGTTCCTCCGACACGTTGTCGAACGCCAGCACTTCGACCCGGCAGCCCTTGTTCTGCAGGGCGCGGACCAC
Proteins encoded in this window:
- a CDS encoding NYN domain-containing protein codes for the protein MTIDIKSHAKVGVYVDAANISRNGGQRMQYDILREFACRDHAEPLRLNVYLSYDEERAETNTVYRDKARAYQSALRELGYKVIEKRVKWFQDEAGNRYGKANADLDMAVDVLLQSENLDRVLLATGDGDFVQVVRALQNKGCRVEVLAFDNVSEELRREADMYVSGYLVPGLLPTRGDDYAAPMWGAMGSRVRGYCYHHDDNKSFGFMRFLVKLSQYLWKTDSRDPDSPYRTAFFHDSSLPEGFNVMKLPSRNHLFEFTLAEPNGKQPVATDIILVHPISS